One window of Pseudobacteriovorax antillogorgiicola genomic DNA carries:
- a CDS encoding DUF58 domain-containing protein, with protein sequence MYFKGVNRGLNFTVLGRYLVAMTLGVGAIAVFTGVNGMFLFLGLSLGIFTVSGLISEKNIKHVVFHMKSAPQFFDEGKQGPLQFDVENTSRQHSLFAIDASFFLTKPKFSFWGKKTLAAAKKFVIQISPGVKESFETYFDPQARGYFDHLYIHQSTTFPFGIFLKYRFQKVCAKIFILPRVDESKLKQWERIARNLVHAQVGMDEFIGHQPYDRTIPFKLIDWKKNAGRDMGQWYAKKFSHEARQHKLCLTTPKEYGSALHGENFELLLRKLRTGLEVLHSRGFDLSLDLHELGRASGYQNAMIVLAMANPNRPAEKQNSPSGLRIKVTLDHIQVLHD encoded by the coding sequence ATGTACTTCAAAGGTGTCAATCGTGGCCTTAATTTCACCGTACTGGGTCGTTACTTAGTAGCCATGACACTTGGCGTCGGTGCCATTGCTGTGTTTACTGGGGTCAATGGGATGTTTTTATTTCTGGGTCTTAGTCTTGGTATCTTTACGGTATCTGGCCTAATTTCAGAAAAAAATATCAAACACGTGGTGTTCCACATGAAATCGGCACCTCAATTTTTTGATGAGGGTAAGCAGGGACCTCTGCAATTTGATGTAGAAAATACCTCCAGGCAGCACAGCCTATTTGCAATTGATGCCAGCTTCTTCCTGACAAAGCCAAAGTTCTCATTTTGGGGCAAGAAGACTCTGGCTGCTGCGAAAAAGTTTGTTATCCAGATCAGTCCTGGAGTCAAGGAATCATTTGAAACTTACTTTGATCCGCAAGCGAGGGGCTATTTTGATCACCTTTATATCCATCAAAGTACAACCTTTCCGTTCGGGATTTTTTTAAAATATAGATTTCAAAAAGTTTGTGCCAAGATATTCATACTACCCAGGGTTGATGAATCGAAACTGAAACAATGGGAGCGTATTGCGCGGAACCTAGTGCATGCGCAGGTTGGAATGGATGAATTTATCGGCCACCAACCCTATGACCGGACGATTCCCTTTAAACTAATTGATTGGAAAAAGAATGCCGGTCGCGACATGGGCCAGTGGTATGCAAAAAAATTTAGTCATGAGGCCCGTCAACATAAGTTATGCTTGACCACCCCTAAGGAGTATGGGTCAGCTCTACATGGAGAAAACTTTGAGCTTCTCCTTAGGAAGCTTCGGACAGGATTAGAGGTTCTCCATAGCCGTGGCTTCGATCTTTCTCTGGATCTTCATGAATTGGGTCGGGCCAGTGGCTATCAAAATGCCATGATTGTACTTGCTATGGCTAATCCCAATAGGCCAGCAGAAAAACAAAATTCCCCATCTGGCCTGCGAATTAAAGTCACACTGGATCATATACAGGTGTTGCATGATTAG
- a CDS encoding transglutaminaseTgpA domain-containing protein: MISGYLTVERYYRTSTWAAALVALAMAFVSDVFAAESKTLLPLLIIASLFSLRKMGSRAWLPFLFLAGWFGIVWSSVQVVLTRDVVLLGDALAFLMVLNLLHLDQRGRYTIVMGGGLLLCFSGLVLEPGVPGYLLFILYLLLSSVSLNSANMFLNSQTFQDRKMRLKREYFVFLARSMPVGIIIAIGVFALFPRINSMAVDLPFNVKQRFKTGYNGEINLGGQGEINQDDSVVLNVTSPRRQWLKDRAMDLYLRGSSLEIFDGVRWQKQTSELRPYNLFQPIFDNKADDRQTSVIMDVVTNPLQTNVIFLPDGRFSLRNISRSVGRLFFNPIDGGLYRESDTPLRYHYRVQVYPKKEPLDLSLSQVTQRVENSKPSKQEKTYEVDQGTLPLLLTVTPNLLQEEYFQRWLKRFSVDSEARLSDVFRSIRNHFRRNYRATLINQFSSKASFRSFIETDRFGHCEFFSTATVMLFRHLGIPSRIATGYRGGDYNEVAEAVMVRQLHAHAWVEYYIPGSGWYIFDPTPPISEHFNRSQLHFVTRYVHAMNFWLSRYLVDYNLLTQRQILGKMRQALPGSFQTPGKKNRQFLYILLLPALVLAFWYSRKLLKERRAARRYPPYLRIFQRYLKRKGSAIEKENYETYKNYCYRIIREGAVSKTMVLRLLDILERDLYGPEHLKDNLGRQIDDFSKLIKGDQ, encoded by the coding sequence ATGATTAGTGGGTACTTGACAGTCGAGCGTTACTATAGAACCAGCACTTGGGCCGCAGCATTGGTAGCTCTTGCTATGGCCTTTGTATCCGATGTATTTGCTGCTGAATCCAAGACTCTCCTTCCACTACTAATCATAGCTAGCTTGTTCAGCCTACGAAAGATGGGGAGCAGAGCCTGGTTGCCATTCCTTTTTCTAGCAGGATGGTTTGGTATTGTTTGGTCTTCGGTTCAAGTGGTATTAACCAGGGATGTTGTATTACTTGGCGATGCTCTAGCTTTTCTCATGGTTCTCAACCTTCTCCATCTTGATCAGAGGGGGCGATATACTATAGTTATGGGGGGAGGCCTGCTACTCTGCTTCAGTGGCTTAGTTTTAGAACCGGGAGTTCCTGGGTATCTTCTTTTTATCCTATACCTGCTGCTATCGTCTGTATCATTGAATAGTGCAAATATGTTTTTGAATTCTCAAACATTCCAAGATCGCAAGATGCGCTTGAAGAGAGAGTATTTTGTTTTTCTAGCGAGGTCTATGCCCGTCGGGATTATTATTGCGATTGGAGTCTTTGCTCTTTTTCCTAGAATCAACTCGATGGCGGTGGATTTGCCGTTCAATGTGAAACAACGCTTTAAGACTGGCTATAATGGTGAGATTAATTTAGGAGGTCAGGGCGAGATCAATCAAGATGATAGCGTGGTCTTGAATGTCACATCACCAAGACGACAATGGCTGAAAGATCGCGCCATGGATCTGTATCTTAGAGGCTCCAGCCTGGAGATTTTTGATGGCGTGCGCTGGCAAAAACAGACGAGTGAATTAAGGCCCTATAATCTGTTTCAACCCATATTCGACAATAAAGCCGACGATCGTCAAACAAGCGTTATTATGGATGTGGTTACCAACCCTCTACAAACCAATGTAATATTCCTTCCTGATGGCCGGTTCTCGCTGCGAAATATCTCCCGATCAGTCGGTCGACTGTTCTTCAACCCGATAGATGGTGGTCTCTACCGGGAATCAGATACACCCCTACGCTACCATTATCGTGTTCAAGTATATCCTAAAAAGGAGCCTCTTGATCTAAGTCTCAGTCAAGTGACTCAGAGGGTGGAAAACTCCAAGCCGAGCAAGCAAGAAAAAACCTACGAAGTGGACCAGGGGACCTTACCTTTGTTGCTTACCGTAACTCCAAATCTTTTGCAAGAGGAGTACTTTCAGCGTTGGTTAAAGAGGTTCTCAGTGGACAGTGAGGCGCGACTGTCAGATGTTTTTCGATCGATTCGAAATCACTTTAGACGAAACTACCGTGCGACTTTAATCAACCAATTTTCTAGCAAAGCGAGCTTTCGGAGCTTTATTGAGACGGATCGGTTTGGTCATTGCGAATTTTTTTCCACTGCAACTGTCATGTTATTCCGCCATCTGGGGATACCGAGTCGAATAGCTACGGGCTATCGTGGTGGCGACTATAATGAGGTTGCAGAAGCGGTCATGGTTCGCCAACTTCATGCTCATGCCTGGGTTGAGTACTACATTCCGGGTTCTGGCTGGTACATCTTTGATCCCACACCTCCCATTTCGGAACACTTTAATCGTAGCCAGTTACATTTCGTAACACGCTATGTACACGCCATGAATTTTTGGCTAAGTCGCTATCTTGTCGATTACAATTTACTAACACAACGGCAAATTCTAGGCAAAATGCGGCAAGCATTACCTGGCTCATTCCAAACGCCAGGAAAAAAAAACCGTCAATTCCTATATATCCTTTTGTTACCTGCTTTGGTTCTGGCCTTTTGGTACAGCAGGAAATTGCTAAAAGAGAGGAGGGCGGCACGACGTTATCCGCCTTACTTAAGAATCTTTCAGCGGTACCTTAAACGTAAGGGTTCTGCTATCGAGAAAGAAAACTATGAAACCTATAAAAACTACTGCTATCGAATTATTAGAGAAGGCGCAGTCTCTAAAACAATGGTACTTCGTTTGTTAGATATTCTAGAGAGAGATCTTTACGGCCCCGAGCATCTAAAAGATAATCTCGGGCGGCAAATCGATGATTTTTCGAAGCTTATAAAGGGAGATCAGTAG
- a CDS encoding response regulator: protein MKFKDTKIKIVTVSSSPSKRQLVNTHLRSKGYEEVSGAPDLKTVVELLENESIHWLICPLALGEPINALQILQYITEHPRAMDMRMTLLIGDDELKYVGKAFDLGLLSYHVGLEAKTDVEAAFDEFMNLLESYNGRQDLLAAHYLRQYLKLEQRLEDLFTFEKKLLKLNPGQAELLMSVGEAHFLRGENERGENLCRQALLINPELEGRVQQYANDYGFDLEKPADDDQVWNILGVESCLVLDPQDEDRRQIVDFLKHMGVPDIVQDSSPQKAIDLLKQGKRFDLIIFEWSFPEVAGPILVQRLRDILGFSIPLTVINKDLHERDMPILREMGVTDRIGKPLDQSSFCKDVIWIINQDRQPTEPAMIYQKLMHAIKDRDEENVASLKQKYYSHPSVKDEEKFFIDGMIAFHSGLYLAAKESALKSLKAGGHSLDVLNLLGKSMMKLREFEAALRCLENAQMISPKNIERICQIAEAHLEAGREDEFEANLDRAQDLDEEHTAIKSAQAKAALKKGDHVTSKSLMSSLNSLEDIVSYTNNRAVSLIRTSSFDEGIRLYRDAIRSVPEDREKIRGIIAYNLALAHIRAGKLEEALKAVEGVSLSDKNSIIIRKVGNIRARLKKSIKTGEEFKLKPVQEPDLNEEQDKLDELSRQSEELFKNLKVKPGDIGCHKIYVERAVDEDIEKMLAEKIAFRRKASKAAKKAS, encoded by the coding sequence ATGAAGTTCAAGGATACGAAAATAAAGATAGTAACGGTGAGCAGCAGCCCTAGTAAACGGCAGCTAGTCAACACCCATTTACGTAGCAAAGGTTACGAGGAAGTAAGTGGTGCACCGGATCTAAAAACTGTGGTCGAGCTTCTTGAAAATGAATCCATCCATTGGCTAATTTGCCCCCTAGCCTTAGGTGAACCTATCAATGCCTTGCAGATCCTTCAATATATCACAGAACATCCACGAGCGATGGATATGCGAATGACACTGCTCATCGGAGACGACGAGTTAAAGTATGTTGGTAAGGCTTTTGATTTGGGACTGCTGTCCTACCACGTTGGTCTAGAAGCGAAAACTGATGTGGAAGCTGCATTCGATGAGTTCATGAATCTTTTGGAAAGCTACAATGGCCGACAGGATCTCCTTGCAGCCCATTATCTTCGGCAATACCTAAAATTGGAACAAAGGCTAGAAGACTTGTTCACATTTGAAAAAAAGTTGCTCAAGCTGAATCCCGGTCAGGCGGAGCTTCTCATGTCTGTAGGTGAGGCACACTTTCTTCGAGGCGAGAACGAAAGGGGAGAAAACCTGTGCCGCCAAGCCTTATTGATCAACCCAGAACTTGAAGGGCGAGTTCAGCAGTACGCGAACGATTATGGTTTTGACTTGGAAAAGCCAGCTGATGATGATCAGGTTTGGAATATCCTGGGGGTCGAATCTTGTCTTGTGCTTGATCCACAGGATGAAGATCGGCGTCAGATCGTGGATTTTCTAAAGCACATGGGAGTGCCAGACATTGTCCAGGATAGCTCGCCCCAAAAAGCTATCGATCTACTGAAGCAAGGGAAAAGGTTTGATCTAATCATCTTTGAGTGGAGTTTTCCAGAAGTAGCTGGTCCAATATTAGTGCAGAGGCTTAGAGACATCCTTGGCTTTTCCATTCCGCTCACGGTAATCAATAAGGATCTTCATGAGCGTGACATGCCTATCCTTAGAGAGATGGGAGTTACTGATAGAATTGGCAAGCCACTTGACCAATCAAGTTTCTGTAAGGATGTGATTTGGATTATCAACCAGGATCGGCAACCAACTGAACCCGCTATGATTTACCAGAAGCTGATGCATGCCATCAAAGATAGAGACGAGGAGAATGTTGCATCGTTGAAACAAAAGTACTATTCGCATCCTTCCGTGAAGGATGAAGAAAAGTTCTTTATCGATGGCATGATCGCATTTCACTCCGGTCTTTACTTGGCGGCAAAGGAGTCAGCCCTCAAAAGCCTTAAGGCGGGAGGGCACTCTCTCGATGTTCTGAATCTTCTGGGGAAATCCATGATGAAGTTGAGGGAGTTCGAGGCGGCGTTGCGTTGCCTTGAAAATGCTCAAATGATCTCGCCAAAAAACATAGAGCGAATCTGTCAAATAGCGGAAGCTCACCTTGAGGCGGGGCGCGAAGATGAATTCGAAGCCAATCTAGACAGGGCACAGGACCTTGATGAGGAGCATACAGCGATCAAATCTGCTCAAGCAAAGGCCGCCTTGAAGAAGGGTGATCACGTGACATCGAAAAGTTTGATGTCCAGCTTGAACTCTCTAGAGGATATTGTTTCCTACACAAATAATCGTGCCGTTTCATTGATCCGAACCTCATCTTTCGACGAGGGAATCCGTTTATATCGCGATGCGATTCGGTCTGTTCCAGAAGATCGGGAGAAAATCCGAGGTATTATCGCTTACAACCTAGCGTTAGCACATATACGAGCAGGAAAGCTCGAAGAAGCACTGAAGGCAGTCGAAGGAGTTTCTTTATCAGATAAGAACTCCATCATTATTCGAAAAGTAGGAAACATTCGCGCTCGGCTGAAAAAGTCAATCAAGACTGGAGAAGAATTCAAGCTGAAACCCGTTCAAGAGCCTGATCTTAATGAGGAGCAAGACAAGCTCGACGAGCTGAGTCGGCAAAGTGAAGAGTTGTTTAAGAATTTGAAGGTAAAACCTGGAGATATCGGTTGTCACAAGATTTATGTGGAGCGTGCTGTCGATGAAGATATTGAAAAGATGCTTGCTGAGAAAATCGCCTTCAGACGCAAGGCAAGTAAAGCCGCTAAAAAAGCGTCTTAG
- a CDS encoding YceI family protein — MFLVACICSSDALAGDQIFRADQHCVAWQAHKTMFLFKTFDPVGMNCDISAKFEPSEEGLSLVVEVPLQSFDSGEETRDADVFEILQGEVQDPMIFKSTAAPDELWHQIVKLGRGIVPGKLKIGDQEFKVDCPVELSRSGDILILSGKLETHFTSFKIDPPTVLAGALVSVDDALKLHYRLRSDKIGGSDFLSK; from the coding sequence GTGTTCCTAGTCGCTTGTATCTGCTCGTCGGATGCTCTCGCTGGCGATCAAATCTTTCGAGCCGACCAGCATTGTGTAGCTTGGCAGGCTCATAAGACAATGTTTCTATTTAAAACTTTCGACCCGGTTGGAATGAACTGTGATATTAGCGCAAAGTTTGAGCCCAGTGAGGAAGGACTTTCGCTTGTGGTCGAGGTACCCCTCCAGTCATTTGATAGTGGCGAAGAGACCCGTGATGCTGACGTCTTTGAGATACTTCAGGGCGAGGTGCAAGATCCCATGATATTTAAGTCAACAGCCGCACCCGATGAACTTTGGCACCAGATTGTTAAGCTTGGGCGAGGAATCGTTCCTGGCAAGTTGAAGATTGGCGACCAGGAGTTCAAAGTAGACTGTCCCGTAGAACTTTCACGAAGTGGCGACATCCTGATACTCAGTGGCAAATTGGAAACTCATTTCACAAGTTTCAAGATTGATCCGCCTACAGTCCTCGCAGGAGCTCTGGTGAGTGTTGACGACGCCCTCAAGCTGCACTATCGCCTACGGAGTGATAAGATAGGTGGATCTGACTTTCTTAGCAAATGA
- a CDS encoding Hpt domain-containing protein — protein MIHNPSEDEVILESTDLCQSFFDQLGEDLSTLEADLIDLGRGQRDPDVIRRTLQFMHSSKGTAGALSYIVISKAFHQMEDMVIAWQKEEGLFNLDFMLDRVDLVRRTMDLSQDASLSRAAYLEEYEKLRAGLRRAASNKPRILIIDSFQATLLLMKEHLDKYDLDVMICSDGYQGLGKVLHDAIDGVVCGGMINGIDGPALIAAIKLNPSTSIVKTALITSKVRPKLFVEPDQVAHRTEKDLSYLAKWFHETLAKDQMARQASA, from the coding sequence ATGATTCACAACCCCAGCGAAGACGAGGTCATTCTAGAATCCACTGACTTATGCCAATCTTTCTTCGATCAGCTAGGAGAAGATCTGAGTACCCTTGAGGCAGATCTAATCGATTTGGGTAGGGGGCAGCGAGATCCGGATGTGATTAGACGCACGCTGCAATTTATGCATTCAAGCAAGGGTACAGCCGGCGCTCTCAGTTACATTGTCATTTCTAAAGCTTTCCATCAAATGGAAGACATGGTTATCGCCTGGCAGAAGGAAGAAGGCCTATTCAACCTAGATTTTATGCTTGACCGGGTGGATCTGGTGCGCCGTACGATGGACTTGAGCCAAGATGCTAGCCTTAGCCGAGCAGCTTATTTGGAAGAATATGAGAAGCTCCGTGCCGGGCTTCGAAGGGCTGCCAGCAATAAGCCCCGAATTCTTATAATCGACTCGTTTCAAGCAACTCTCCTACTTATGAAAGAACATCTCGATAAGTATGACCTTGATGTTATGATTTGTAGTGATGGCTACCAGGGTTTAGGAAAAGTTCTTCACGATGCTATCGATGGAGTTGTTTGTGGAGGTATGATTAATGGGATTGATGGGCCAGCGCTGATTGCCGCTATTAAGTTGAATCCATCGACAAGTATCGTAAAAACGGCACTTATTACTTCAAAAGTGCGGCCGAAGCTTTTTGTTGAACCGGATCAGGTCGCTCATCGGACAGAAAAAGACCTTTCTTATTTGGCGAAATGGTTTCATGAAACCCTAGCCAAGGATCAAATGGCTCGCCAAGCGAGCGCCTGA
- a CDS encoding SpoIID/LytB domain-containing protein: MNKLVLSLLWALALWITTGSLAVVSAEEYKFRLKLSKSVSIKPSSRIRVRIFPHTKNYKPHGRDTNMSQVKLISEANCRVYKGTSSYAGKSKQFLKETKSLALDANTMTHPLFIRCAKPVIVERAKNLTPFAYRGDVYARVVNRSDAKTLELINIVSLNEYLKGVVPSEVYSRWPMETLKTQAVAARTYAVFHLAFARRYIKRRLWDVDDTIAFQAYTGISLNTKRTNLAVEETKGQILTHDGDVIQAYYHADSGGQTEDAADVWDLEIPYVQGRKESFDFEVSDSAWRKTLNIRTVQSKLRRIGFLGRREKLVDLTVPVAGRTDSGRVRVVTLKLDGEKTRNIEIGMFKRASGNLPSTLFAFEKDPANPKVLHIKGLGSGHGVGMSQQGAAILASDKGWSYDQILDYYYTDTTLCRLGKGDKDLPNCYSEAMRISRKNKPEVNANAS, from the coding sequence TTGAATAAGCTGGTTCTGAGCTTGCTTTGGGCTCTTGCATTATGGATAACGACGGGAAGCTTGGCTGTGGTTTCAGCCGAGGAGTACAAGTTTAGGCTGAAGCTCTCTAAATCGGTTAGCATCAAGCCAAGCTCACGGATTCGTGTTCGAATCTTTCCTCATACCAAGAACTACAAGCCTCACGGTCGAGATACCAACATGTCTCAGGTGAAGCTGATAAGCGAAGCAAACTGTCGCGTGTACAAGGGAACCAGTAGTTATGCTGGTAAGAGTAAGCAGTTCCTAAAAGAAACTAAGTCCTTGGCACTCGATGCGAATACCATGACTCACCCATTATTTATCCGTTGTGCCAAGCCTGTGATCGTTGAACGAGCTAAGAACCTCACACCATTCGCCTATCGCGGCGATGTCTACGCTCGTGTTGTGAATCGCTCAGACGCAAAGACTCTAGAACTGATTAATATTGTTTCGCTGAATGAATATCTTAAAGGTGTTGTTCCATCGGAAGTTTACTCCCGATGGCCGATGGAAACACTAAAGACCCAAGCGGTTGCAGCGCGGACCTACGCTGTTTTTCATCTTGCCTTCGCTCGCCGTTATATCAAGCGTCGCCTCTGGGATGTTGACGATACTATTGCATTTCAAGCCTACACGGGTATTTCTCTAAATACGAAGCGAACGAATCTGGCAGTTGAGGAGACCAAAGGTCAGATCTTGACCCACGATGGCGATGTGATTCAAGCTTATTATCATGCTGATAGCGGTGGCCAAACTGAAGATGCGGCTGATGTCTGGGATTTAGAAATTCCTTATGTACAGGGACGGAAGGAGAGCTTCGATTTTGAAGTTTCTGATAGTGCCTGGCGTAAGACGCTCAATATTCGTACGGTGCAGAGCAAGTTGCGACGCATTGGATTTTTGGGGCGCCGTGAGAAGTTGGTCGATTTAACAGTTCCTGTAGCTGGTCGTACCGATAGCGGTCGAGTTAGGGTTGTAACACTCAAGTTAGATGGTGAAAAGACCCGTAACATCGAAATTGGAATGTTCAAGCGGGCCTCAGGCAATCTGCCATCGACTCTATTTGCCTTTGAGAAAGATCCTGCGAATCCAAAAGTTCTTCATATTAAAGGATTGGGCAGTGGTCATGGTGTGGGGATGAGTCAGCAAGGGGCTGCGATCCTCGCGAGCGATAAGGGTTGGAGCTACGATCAGATCTTAGATTATTACTATACTGATACGACCCTTTGTCGCTTGGGTAAGGGTGATAAAGATCTTCCCAATTGCTATAGTGAAGCTATGCGAATTAGCCGTAAGAATAAGCCAGAAGTCAACGCAAACGCTAGCTAG
- a CDS encoding Hint domain-containing protein codes for MKYILSLWFLSFFVMSQQSFSLSPVKRLVDIGDYRKLIGKKLAATAGGSRCSTPAEMRSDICQLEPAGTRCKQSASQIMARNMCKKEACPPTAGGTCSGFLGSGYWFTVSIDGTAMRCQCGCVAQETVFETNLGEMTAWQLVEWRDQSRLAELLLKSGDSFGLSEIDFFPIDNVMMGPEFEDVYTFTTESGKSITLTSAHPVVYADQDGGEQFMTKAEDVPEGAFLIRSNGNYELITSISSHAYEGQTVNFDMISRSRIVYPNDFKMGDNAWQQFLSLTDKRILSMVAILDAIDHQQ; via the coding sequence ATGAAGTACATCCTCAGTCTTTGGTTCCTTAGTTTCTTTGTCATGAGTCAGCAAAGCTTTAGTCTCTCACCCGTAAAACGCCTGGTTGATATCGGCGATTATCGCAAGCTCATTGGCAAGAAGTTAGCTGCTACCGCAGGGGGAAGCCGTTGTTCTACACCGGCAGAGATGAGATCTGATATTTGCCAACTAGAGCCCGCTGGTACTCGCTGCAAACAGTCAGCCAGCCAAATTATGGCCCGGAACATGTGTAAAAAGGAGGCCTGTCCTCCAACTGCTGGCGGTACTTGTTCTGGATTTCTTGGATCGGGCTATTGGTTTACAGTATCAATCGATGGCACCGCTATGCGTTGCCAGTGTGGATGTGTGGCTCAAGAAACCGTCTTTGAAACAAACCTTGGTGAAATGACAGCTTGGCAGCTGGTAGAATGGCGAGACCAATCCCGCTTAGCGGAATTGCTCTTAAAGTCTGGTGATTCTTTCGGATTAAGCGAGATCGACTTCTTTCCTATCGATAATGTAATGATGGGACCCGAGTTTGAGGATGTATATACCTTCACCACAGAGTCTGGCAAAAGCATAACATTGACGTCAGCACATCCTGTTGTATATGCAGACCAAGATGGTGGTGAGCAATTCATGACTAAAGCGGAAGATGTTCCAGAAGGAGCTTTCTTAATCCGTTCGAATGGAAATTATGAGCTTATCACATCAATCAGTAGTCACGCCTACGAGGGACAAACGGTAAACTTTGATATGATAAGTCGAAGCCGCATTGTCTATCCAAACGACTTCAAGATGGGTGATAACGCCTGGCAACAGTTTCTATCTCTCACTGACAAACGCATCCTTAGTATGGTTGCCATACTAGATGCTATCGATCATCAGCAATAG